One genomic segment of Oncorhynchus mykiss isolate Arlee chromosome 10, USDA_OmykA_1.1, whole genome shotgun sequence includes these proteins:
- the sowahab gene encoding ankyrin repeat domain-containing protein SOWAHA — protein MDFTQEAIISLLIEEGGKLKNSELLTKFKDSLNCTDPAEKKQNRDLFKRFVNTVAVVKEIEDVRYIVLKKKYQHLLQETEDVQKSESEEVPEPGEPSPVWNSENNAHSQNGGSEISSENVQEPVITSGGECVSNDSDMHSFIELAFKEKVDFKPKRSLNFNIDHTSDAQREYIPSGGAVYPGKTKNPSVQKPFALPLRMPPNLARIEIHKLKSEDDDGSPRRAGSTDQDAHSSSRTKRRPSTMSVGLSSPLPRRAVKITKPSEEPKYTSTVPLEEAEHEWLVRSAAGHWRRVYGLLLRDTQLAEKKDFMSGFTALHWAAKCGNSEMVGSIINISRQGGMDLDVNARTYGGYTPLHIAALHDQEFVLAMLVHEYGADVNIRDNCGKKPYHYLRKGISSEVRELLGEPKVQPQEVLQAEREELDIFPDLSKGLHTISRLFNPHVEKKKKHKHRPSVYLLGVNPRDERDESSSNHRETSDAFK, from the coding sequence ATGGATTTCACTCAAGAAGCTATTATCTCGCTGTTGATAGAAGAAGGGGGGAAGTTGAAGAATTCCGAGTTGCTGACTAAATTCAAAGATTCCTTGAACTGCACTGATCCCGCAGAGAAGAAACAGAACAGGGATCTATTCAAAAGGTTTGTGAACACTGTTGCTGTCGTGAAAGAAATTGAAGATGTCAGGTATATTGTACTAAAGAAAAAATATCAGCATTTGTTACAAGAAACAGAGGATGTTCAAAAGTCTGAAAGTGAAGAGGTCCCCGAGCCAGGTGAACCCTCACCTGTATGGAACAGTGAGAACAATGCACATTCTCAAAATGGAGGAAGTGAGATAAGTTCTGAAAATGTCCAAGAACCTGTTATTACAAGTGGCGGTGAATGTGTCTCAAATGACAGTGACATGCATTCATTTATAGAGCTGGCATTTAAAGAAAAAGTTGATTTCAAACCAAAAAGGTCACTGAATTTCAACATAGACCATACTTCTGATGCGCAGAGAGAATATATCCCCTCTGGGGGGGCTGTGTATCCTGGGAAGACAAAAAACCCTAGTGTGCAGAAGCCATTTGCACTGCCTTTACGAATGCCTCCAAACTTGGCCAGAATAGAGATCCATAAACTCAAATCTGAGGATGACGATGGCTCTCCAAGGAGAGCTGGATCCACTGACCAAGATGCACACAGCTCCTCTAGAACCAAGAGAAGACCATCCACTATGAGTGTGGGTTTAAGCTCTCCGCTACCAAGGAGGGCTGTCAAGATCACCAAACCTTCTGAGGAGCCCAAGTACACATCCACAGTCCCCCTGGAAGAGGCAGAGCATGAGTGGCTGGTGAGGTCTGCTGCTGGACACTGGAGACGGGTGTACGGCCTGCTCCTCAGAGACACACAGCTGGCAGAGAAGAAGGACTTCATGTCCGGCTTCACAGCCCTTCACTGGGCAGCCAAGTGTGGTAACAGTGAGATGGTGGGTAGTATCATCAACATATCCAGGCAAGGTGGAATGGACCTCGACGTCAATGCCAGAACATATGGAGGGTACACGCCACTGCACATTGCTGCTTTGCATGACCAGGAGTTTGTGTTGGCCATGCTGGTGCATGAATACGGAGCGGATGTGAATATAAGGGACAATTGTGGAAAGAAGCCATATCACTACCTGCGCAAAGGGATTTCTTCTGAGGTGAGGGAGCTGCTTGGTGAACCTAAGGTCCAGCCCCAGGAAGTTCTCCAAGCGGAAAGGGAGGAGCTAGATATCTTCCCAGACCTCTCCAAAGGCTTGCATACGATAAGTCGGCTCTTCAATCCCCATGtggaaaaaaagaaaaagcaCAAGCATAGACCCTCTGTCTATTTGCTGGGTGTCAACCCgagggatgagagagatgagagttcATCCAATCACAGAGAGACCTCAGATGCATTTAAGTAA